Proteins from a genomic interval of Pseudoruegeria sp. SHC-113:
- a CDS encoding beta-ketoacyl-ACP synthase III produces MTLRAVATGIGHYLPERIVPNSEFEKTLDTSDEWIRSRSGIERRHFAAEGETTSDMATKAAEAALADAGLTAADLDAIVVATSTPDFTFPSAATMVQAKLGMEQGFAFDVQAVCAGFVYALTNANALIVSGQAKRVLVIGAETFSRLMDWEDRGTCVLFGDGAGALILEAQDGDGTSADRGILATDLNSDGRYKDLLYVDGGVSTQSTGHLRMVGKEVFRHAVEKLCTTANTVLEKAGLTSEDVDWIVPHQANLRIIKGTAQKMKIPMSHVVVTVQDHGNTSAASIPLALSVGKARGQIKEGDLVVTEAIGGGLAWGAVVIRW; encoded by the coding sequence ATGACACTACGCGCCGTGGCCACGGGGATTGGCCACTACCTGCCGGAACGCATCGTTCCCAACAGCGAATTCGAAAAAACCCTCGACACATCGGACGAATGGATTCGCTCCCGTTCGGGCATCGAGCGCCGCCATTTCGCCGCCGAAGGCGAAACCACGTCGGATATGGCCACCAAGGCCGCAGAGGCCGCACTGGCCGACGCCGGGCTGACGGCGGCCGATCTGGACGCCATCGTCGTGGCCACTTCCACGCCCGATTTCACATTCCCCTCCGCCGCCACCATGGTGCAGGCCAAGCTGGGGATGGAGCAGGGATTCGCTTTCGATGTGCAGGCCGTCTGCGCGGGTTTTGTCTATGCGCTCACCAACGCCAATGCTCTGATCGTCTCCGGGCAGGCCAAGCGCGTGCTGGTGATCGGGGCCGAGACGTTTTCGCGCCTTATGGACTGGGAAGATCGCGGCACCTGCGTGCTCTTTGGCGACGGCGCGGGCGCGTTGATCCTTGAGGCGCAGGACGGCGATGGCACCAGCGCGGATCGCGGCATCCTCGCCACGGATCTGAACTCCGACGGGCGCTACAAGGATCTGCTCTACGTGGACGGTGGCGTCTCCACGCAGAGCACGGGCCACCTGCGCATGGTCGGCAAGGAAGTGTTCCGCCACGCGGTGGAAAAGCTCTGCACCACGGCCAACACCGTGCTTGAGAAGGCCGGGCTTACCTCGGAAGACGTGGACTGGATCGTGCCGCATCAGGCCAACCTGCGTATCATCAAGGGCACCGCCCAGAAGATGAAGATTCCGATGAGCCATGTGGTGGTGACGGTACAGGATCACGGCAACACCTCCGCCGCCTCGATTCCCCTCGCGCTCTCGGTTGGCAAAGCGCGCGGGCAGATCAAGGAAGGCGATCTGGTTGTCACCGAGGCAATCGGCGGCGGATTGGCCTGGGGAGCGGTCGTCATCCGCTGGTAA
- the ihfA gene encoding integration host factor subunit alpha, whose amino-acid sequence MSPKTLTRMDLSEAVFQEVGLSRNESAQLVEAVLDHMSDALVAGETVKISSFGTFGVRDKAARVGRNPKTGEEVPIHPRRVLTFRPSHLMKDRVAAGNKS is encoded by the coding sequence ATGAGTCCGAAAACATTGACGCGTATGGATCTGAGCGAGGCCGTATTTCAGGAAGTCGGGCTCAGCCGCAATGAATCGGCGCAACTGGTCGAGGCCGTGCTGGATCACATGTCCGACGCACTTGTCGCCGGGGAGACGGTGAAAATCTCCTCTTTCGGCACCTTCGGCGTGCGCGACAAAGCCGCCCGTGTTGGCCGAAACCCGAAAACCGGGGAAGAGGTGCCGATCCACCCCCGGCGCGTGCTGACATTCCGCCCCTCGCATCTGATGAAAGATCGCGTGGCGGCAGGGAACAAAAGCTAA
- a CDS encoding MerR family transcriptional regulator: MAKSADAFRTISEVSDWLDTPAHVLRFWESRFTQVKPIKRAGGRRYYRPNDMLLLGGLKKLLHEDGLSIKEAQQVLRDQGVKEVSGLSRPIEGEAAEKSDAASVKSAMDRVTARGTAPAPKPDILADVPAAANSPKLVQQDLFAAPEPKPEPEAPAATEAPAPDAVSPTAPEPTPVVAEDLGRIPRLRAALQARTKADAEALRPLYERLRKLRAQMDAPLARNNEK, from the coding sequence ATGGCGAAATCCGCAGACGCCTTCCGGACGATCTCCGAAGTGTCGGACTGGCTGGACACCCCGGCCCATGTGCTGCGATTCTGGGAAAGCCGCTTCACGCAGGTGAAGCCGATCAAGCGCGCCGGCGGGCGGCGTTACTACCGCCCGAACGACATGCTGCTTCTGGGCGGGCTGAAGAAACTTCTCCATGAAGACGGGCTGTCGATCAAGGAAGCCCAGCAGGTTTTACGCGATCAGGGCGTGAAAGAGGTCTCCGGCCTGTCGCGCCCGATCGAGGGCGAAGCGGCTGAAAAGAGCGATGCGGCCTCGGTCAAATCGGCGATGGACCGGGTCACGGCGCGCGGCACCGCCCCTGCCCCCAAGCCCGACATCCTTGCAGATGTGCCCGCCGCCGCCAATTCGCCCAAGCTTGTGCAGCAGGATCTTTTCGCAGCGCCCGAACCTAAGCCTGAGCCTGAAGCGCCCGCTGCCACTGAGGCCCCAGCACCGGACGCGGTTTCGCCCACTGCACCTGAACCGACACCTGTGGTAGCCGAGGATTTGGGCCGCATTCCCCGCCTGCGCGCCGCGCTGCAAGCACGCACGAAGGCCGATGCCGAAGCGCTGCGCCCGCTCTATGAGCGGCTGCGCAAGCTGCGGGCCCAGATGGACGCGCCACTGGCCCGAAATAATGAAAAATAA
- a CDS encoding 2'-deoxycytidine 5'-triphosphate deaminase — protein sequence MSGTGVLPCQTIEKMIENGTLAGDPAILPDQIQPASLDLRLGHVAYRVRASFLAGHGRTVAERLAEFEMHRVDLSGGAVLEKGCVYVVPLMESLRLPEGVQAVANAKSSTGRMDLLTRTITDGGVEFDRIAPGYQGPLYAEICPRSFSVLVRPGMRLNQIRFRSGQAVLSDATLQAMHADVGLVSGAAHIDDGLGFSVDLRPEGSDLVGYRAKPHTGVVDLDRIGHYDPAEFWEPIRTSEGRIILDPGAFYILVSREAVHIPPDCAAEMAPYLAMVGEFRVHYAGFFDPGFGHAAAGGAGSRGVLEVRCHEAPFVLEHGQIVGRLVYERMAEVPAQLYGAGIASNYQGQGLKLSKHFRAP from the coding sequence ATGAGCGGAACCGGCGTACTGCCCTGTCAGACCATCGAAAAGATGATCGAAAACGGCACCTTGGCTGGCGATCCTGCGATCCTTCCCGACCAGATTCAACCTGCCTCGCTTGATCTGCGGCTGGGCCATGTGGCCTACCGCGTGCGCGCGTCCTTCCTTGCGGGCCATGGCCGCACCGTTGCCGAGCGCCTTGCAGAGTTCGAGATGCACCGCGTGGATCTCTCAGGCGGCGCTGTGCTGGAAAAGGGCTGCGTCTACGTCGTGCCGCTGATGGAAAGCCTGCGCCTGCCGGAGGGCGTGCAGGCGGTGGCCAATGCGAAATCCTCCACGGGCCGCATGGATCTTCTGACCCGCACCATCACCGATGGCGGCGTGGAATTTGACCGTATCGCGCCCGGCTACCAAGGCCCGCTCTATGCCGAGATCTGCCCCCGCTCCTTCTCGGTGCTGGTGCGCCCCGGCATGCGGCTGAACCAGATCCGCTTCCGCTCCGGGCAGGCCGTGCTTTCCGATGCTACGCTGCAGGCGATGCACGCCGATGTCGGGCTTGTCTCGGGCGCGGCCCATATTGACGATGGCTTGGGCTTTTCGGTGGATCTGCGCCCCGAGGGCAGCGATCTGGTGGGCTACCGCGCCAAGCCGCACACGGGCGTCGTGGATCTGGACCGGATCGGCCACTACGATCCGGCCGAATTCTGGGAGCCGATCCGCACCTCCGAGGGGCGCATCATCCTTGATCCGGGCGCATTCTACATCCTCGTGAGCCGCGAGGCTGTGCATATCCCGCCCGATTGCGCCGCCGAGATGGCGCCGTACCTTGCCATGGTCGGCGAATTCCGCGTGCATTACGCGGGCTTCTTCGATCCGGGCTTCGGCCATGCCGCAGCTGGTGGCGCAGGCTCACGCGGGGTGCTGGAAGTGCGCTGTCATGAAGCGCCGTTCGTGCTGGAACACGGGCAGATCGTGGGGCGGCTCGTGTATGAGCGCATGGCCGAGGTGCCCGCGCAGCTTTATGGCGCAGGCATTGCCTCGAACTATCAGGGCCAAGGACTCAAGCTCTCCAAGCATTTCCGCGCGCCTTAA
- a CDS encoding Hint domain-containing protein, whose product MPEFIVYTLPESQITISGGQQLSGISQGSGVHLAGQTITLNSNAWEPVTITDTDDFFGDSDSSQTLTNAITYDGTAYDAGRRVEAEYTLTVEDPDGNQYTLIGFNINEPGVTSYATVEGLAFIGGEGEFPPIGVPLTVVSTAEGPGGTTTGYDTYATPPCFLPGTRIETDRGCLPVEALRPGDRVMTQDNGFQPLVWVGQARITRRAAARKEALRPILIAAGALGGGLPERDLMVSPQHRMLFEDWRAELATGEERLLVAALHLVGQPGISAVLPAGDVTYHHIMCAEHQIICAEGCWTESFRPGLEVLDTFEAAVRDELLSLFPQLAQGQGSAPAARLATHYEAAVMLAG is encoded by the coding sequence ATGCCCGAGTTCATTGTTTACACGCTGCCGGAATCGCAGATCACCATCTCCGGCGGGCAGCAGCTGTCCGGGATTTCGCAAGGCAGCGGCGTGCATCTCGCGGGGCAGACGATCACGCTGAACTCCAATGCCTGGGAGCCGGTGACGATCACCGATACCGATGATTTCTTTGGCGATTCCGACAGCAGCCAGACGCTGACCAATGCGATCACCTATGATGGCACGGCCTATGATGCCGGGCGGCGGGTGGAGGCGGAATATACGCTCACCGTGGAAGATCCCGACGGCAACCAATACACGCTGATCGGCTTCAACATCAACGAACCGGGTGTCACGAGCTACGCCACCGTGGAGGGGCTCGCCTTTATCGGTGGCGAAGGGGAGTTTCCGCCCATTGGCGTGCCGCTCACGGTTGTCAGCACCGCCGAGGGCCCCGGCGGCACCACCACTGGCTATGACACCTACGCCACGCCGCCTTGTTTCCTGCCCGGCACACGGATCGAAACCGATCGCGGCTGCCTGCCCGTGGAGGCCCTGCGGCCGGGCGATCGGGTGATGACACAGGACAACGGTTTTCAACCGCTTGTCTGGGTCGGTCAGGCACGCATCACGCGCCGTGCGGCGGCCCGCAAGGAAGCGCTGCGCCCGATCCTGATCGCGGCAGGCGCGCTCGGCGGCGGCCTGCCTGAGCGCGATCTCATGGTCTCGCCACAGCACCGGATGCTGTTTGAGGACTGGCGCGCGGAGCTTGCCACGGGCGAAGAGCGCCTGCTGGTGGCGGCGCTGCATCTCGTGGGCCAGCCCGGCATCAGCGCCGTGCTTCCGGCGGGCGATGTGACCTACCACCATATCATGTGCGCCGAGCATCAGATCATCTGCGCCGAAGGCTGCTGGACGGAGAGCTTCCGCCCCGGCCTCGAGGTGCTGGACACGTTTGAAGCCGCCGTGCGCGATGAGCTGCTGTCGCTCTTTCCGCAACTCGCGCAGGGGCAGGGCAGCGCGCCCGCCGCGCGGCTGGCCACACACTACGAAGCGGCGGTGATGCTGGCCGGTTAG
- a CDS encoding Lrp/AsnC family transcriptional regulator has protein sequence MAQKTDSLQKRSGPMREVDAVDRRILGELARDASQSFAQLGEAVGLSAPAVHERVKRLKAQGVIKGTVAQLDGARLGKPLLAFVHVTTKGWGKTRALMALADLPEVEEIHSATGDTCLIMKVRVASSLALEGLLSRIYDLPEVRGTQTYVALSTHLERSPQAEVTVALEAMETLR, from the coding sequence ATGGCGCAAAAAACAGACAGCCTTCAGAAACGCAGTGGCCCAATGCGGGAGGTGGATGCGGTTGACCGAAGAATATTAGGCGAATTGGCGCGCGATGCCAGCCAGAGCTTCGCGCAACTCGGTGAGGCAGTGGGGCTCTCGGCCCCGGCGGTGCACGAGCGGGTGAAGCGGCTCAAGGCGCAGGGCGTGATCAAGGGGACCGTGGCACAGCTCGATGGCGCGCGGCTGGGCAAGCCCTTGCTGGCCTTTGTTCATGTGACCACCAAGGGCTGGGGCAAGACCCGCGCGCTGATGGCGCTGGCGGATTTGCCGGAGGTGGAGGAAATCCACTCCGCCACCGGTGATACCTGCCTGATCATGAAGGTGCGCGTGGCTTCCTCGCTGGCGCTGGAGGGGTTGCTGTCGCGCATCTACGACCTGCCCGAAGTGCGCGGCACCCAGACCTATGTGGCACTTTCCACCCATCTGGAGCGCAGCCCGCAGGCCGAAGTCACAGTGGCGCTGGAGGCGATGGAAACCCTGCGATGA
- a CDS encoding MFS transporter encodes MKRAILLLTVTVGVIGSNSLVLSPIAGAVAAGLGAESAAGVMIAAGIYGLGVALAALLIAPQADRIGADRALFWAALAMAAGLTCSALSVNVATLSAAQALAGIGAGVGLPAAYSLAAHVAPRGQESRVIGQVLSGWTLSMVGGVTLSAFLAEFAGWRSVYALLAGLSLLCAFALTRLPLSEPAPRGKPTRPAAALRIPGVKPGLYAVAMLGTGFYVIYTYLGAHLDVALSRPVRDSGLITLFYGAGFASAMLLDPLLDRTGPRRGLAIVFSLLAVFYVIFASQMGHYAALPGFAFVWGILQHLGLNLTVSRLTAIAPAQRGAIMGLNSTVMYVSVFVASLAGERLFAMGGLPLCALAAAVLAVLGLSEAVFARWLAVRSGSSAAPSAPPCGPVSSPSGQL; translated from the coding sequence ATGAAGCGCGCGATTCTTCTGCTTACTGTGACCGTCGGCGTGATCGGCTCCAACTCGTTGGTGCTGTCTCCCATTGCGGGCGCCGTGGCCGCGGGCCTTGGGGCAGAGAGTGCCGCGGGCGTAATGATCGCCGCCGGGATCTACGGGCTGGGCGTGGCGCTGGCCGCGCTGCTGATCGCGCCGCAGGCCGACAGGATCGGCGCGGACCGCGCCCTGTTCTGGGCCGCGCTCGCCATGGCTGCGGGGCTCACCTGCAGCGCGCTTTCGGTGAATGTGGCCACGCTTTCCGCCGCGCAGGCGCTGGCCGGGATCGGCGCGGGCGTGGGCCTGCCCGCCGCCTACAGCCTTGCCGCCCATGTGGCGCCAAGGGGGCAGGAAAGCCGGGTGATCGGGCAGGTTTTATCGGGCTGGACACTCTCCATGGTGGGCGGGGTGACGCTCTCGGCTTTCCTTGCGGAATTTGCCGGCTGGCGCAGCGTCTACGCGCTTCTGGCGGGGCTTTCGCTGCTCTGCGCCTTCGCGCTGACCCGCCTGCCCCTGTCAGAGCCCGCCCCGCGCGGCAAACCCACGCGCCCGGCCGCCGCCTTGCGCATTCCCGGCGTGAAGCCGGGGCTTTACGCGGTCGCCATGCTGGGCACCGGGTTTTACGTGATCTACACCTACCTCGGCGCACATCTGGACGTGGCCCTGAGCCGCCCTGTGCGTGATTCCGGGCTGATCACGCTCTTCTATGGCGCGGGCTTTGCCAGTGCGATGCTGCTCGATCCCCTGCTGGACCGCACCGGTCCACGCCGGGGGCTTGCGATCGTCTTCTCCCTGCTGGCCGTCTTCTACGTGATCTTCGCAAGCCAGATGGGCCATTACGCCGCCCTGCCCGGCTTTGCCTTCGTCTGGGGCATCCTGCAGCACCTCGGGTTGAATCTGACGGTGAGCCGCCTCACCGCCATCGCGCCCGCACAACGCGGGGCGATCATGGGGCTGAATTCGACGGTGATGTATGTGAGCGTTTTCGTGGCCTCGCTCGCAGGCGAGCGGCTCTTTGCCATGGGCGGGCTACCGCTCTGCGCGCTGGCCGCAGCCGTTCTGGCGGTGCTGGGGCTCAGCGAGGCCGTCTTCGCGCGCTGGCTGGCGGTCAGAAGCGGTTCATCCGCCGCGCCATCCGCGCCGCCTTGCGGGCCTGTTTCGTCCCCTTCCGGGCAGCTCTGA
- the scpB gene encoding SMC-Scp complex subunit ScpB, with protein MADENMSDTQQEALEKEKSLFEAPPMGEQERMVEAILFATAEPVSLRELESRMPHGSDPAEALQHLRKRYEGRGVRVVKVGDNWAIRTAPDLGFLMQKETVETRKLSRAAIETLAIVAYHQPVTRAEIEEIRGVSVSRGTIDQLIEMEWIRFGRRRMTPGRPVTFVVTQGFLDHFALESARDLPGLKDLRAAGLLDNRPLPSSLPGAPEPDEDDDMDLLEGQSELFED; from the coding sequence ATGGCTGACGAGAACATGAGCGACACCCAGCAAGAGGCTTTGGAAAAAGAGAAAAGCCTGTTTGAGGCTCCGCCGATGGGGGAGCAGGAGCGCATGGTGGAAGCGATCCTTTTCGCCACCGCCGAACCCGTGAGCCTGCGCGAGTTGGAAAGCCGGATGCCCCATGGCTCGGATCCGGCCGAGGCGCTTCAACACCTGCGCAAACGCTACGAGGGGCGCGGGGTGCGGGTGGTGAAAGTCGGCGACAACTGGGCGATCCGCACTGCGCCCGATCTCGGCTTTCTGATGCAGAAGGAAACGGTGGAAACCCGCAAGCTTTCGCGCGCCGCGATCGAGACGCTGGCCATCGTCGCCTATCACCAGCCCGTCACCCGCGCCGAGATCGAGGAGATCCGCGGCGTCTCTGTGAGCCGGGGCACCATTGACCAATTGATCGAAATGGAATGGATTCGCTTCGGCCGCAGGCGTATGACTCCGGGCAGGCCGGTGACATTCGTCGTCACGCAGGGCTTCCTTGATCACTTCGCGCTGGAAAGCGCGCGCGATCTGCCGGGGCTCAAGGATCTGCGGGCTGCAGGGTTGCTGGACAACCGCCCGCTGCCTTCGTCGCTGCCCGGCGCGCCGGAGCCGGACGAGGACGACGATATGGACCTTCTGGAAGGTCAGAGCGAACTTTTCGAGGATTGA
- a CDS encoding segregation and condensation protein A, with translation MSEDFFSEDERARVQARLEAEALIVDVDGFEGPLDLLLTLSRTQKVDLRKISVLQLAEQYLAFVEKAKALRLELAADYLVMAAWLAFLKSRLLLPPDPSEEGPSGEELAAHLAFQLERLQAMRESAAKLMARDQMGRDFFARGIPEDMTRVRRVTYTATLLDLMQAYARIRTKDEFRPFVMDRESILTMEQALERMRGLIGFAGDWTDISSYLPDGWEKDPARRRSATAATFAASLELVKSGRAEIRQSETFAPIQLRRKANPDG, from the coding sequence ATGAGCGAGGATTTCTTCTCGGAAGACGAACGCGCCCGCGTTCAGGCAAGGCTCGAAGCCGAAGCTCTGATTGTGGATGTGGACGGATTCGAGGGGCCTCTGGATTTGCTGCTGACGCTCTCGCGCACCCAGAAAGTGGATCTGCGCAAGATCAGCGTGTTGCAACTGGCCGAGCAATATCTGGCCTTCGTGGAGAAAGCCAAGGCGCTGCGGCTGGAGCTGGCAGCGGATTACCTCGTGATGGCGGCCTGGCTCGCCTTCCTGAAATCACGCCTGCTGCTGCCGCCTGATCCCAGCGAAGAGGGGCCCTCGGGCGAGGAACTCGCCGCGCATCTGGCCTTCCAGCTCGAGCGCCTGCAGGCGATGCGCGAAAGCGCCGCCAAGCTGATGGCGCGCGATCAGATGGGCCGCGATTTCTTCGCGCGTGGCATCCCCGAAGACATGACGCGCGTGCGCCGGGTGACCTATACGGCCACGCTTTTGGACCTGATGCAGGCCTATGCCCGTATCCGCACCAAGGATGAATTCCGCCCCTTCGTGATGGACCGGGAGTCGATCCTCACCATGGAGCAGGCACTGGAGCGGATGCGCGGGCTGATCGGCTTTGCCGGTGACTGGACGGATATCTCCTCCTACCTGCCGGACGGCTGGGAAAAAGACCCGGCTCGCCGCCGCTCGGCCACGGCGGCCACCTTCGCGGCCTCGCTGGAGCTGGTGAAATCCGGCCGCGCCGAGATCCGCCAATCCGAGACATTTGCGCCCATTCAGCTGCGCAGGAAAGCGAACCCCGATGGCTGA
- the nagZ gene encoding beta-N-acetylhexosaminidase, producing the protein MSAQGAVIFGCEGLAVTPEEQAFFAEAQPWGFILFARNVESPAQLVRLTSDLRAAVGRDVPVFIDQEGGRVQRMRAPHWREWLPPLEEVARAGTSADRALFLRYRLIAAELRAVGIDGNCSPCADVATPHTHPVLRNRCLSSDAGEVARLARVVAEAHLAGGVLPVLKHIPGHGRASLDSHKELPRVSALKRELQAVDFAPFKALSDLPLGMSAHIVFEDIAPDGPATTSPTMVRLIREEIGFDGLLMTDDLSMEALSGSVSERARASLAAGCDMILHCNGKLPEMEAIAAEAGALGGAALARAKAAMAARRAPEPADLEALLAEHEALLRVPAP; encoded by the coding sequence ATGAGTGCTCAGGGTGCGGTGATCTTCGGCTGCGAAGGGCTGGCCGTCACTCCGGAGGAACAGGCATTCTTTGCCGAAGCCCAGCCGTGGGGCTTCATCCTTTTCGCGCGCAACGTGGAAAGCCCGGCGCAGCTGGTGCGGCTTACAAGTGATCTGCGCGCCGCCGTGGGCCGCGATGTGCCGGTGTTCATCGATCAGGAAGGCGGCCGCGTGCAGCGCATGCGCGCGCCCCATTGGCGCGAGTGGCTGCCGCCGCTGGAGGAGGTCGCCCGCGCTGGCACCTCTGCCGATCGCGCACTCTTCCTGCGCTACCGGCTGATCGCAGCGGAACTGCGCGCCGTGGGGATCGATGGCAATTGCTCGCCCTGCGCCGATGTCGCCACGCCGCACACGCACCCGGTTCTGCGCAACCGCTGCCTGTCCTCGGATGCGGGCGAGGTCGCGCGGCTGGCGCGGGTTGTGGCCGAGGCGCATCTGGCCGGAGGCGTGCTGCCGGTGCTCAAACATATCCCCGGCCATGGCCGCGCGAGCCTTGACAGCCACAAGGAATTGCCGCGCGTTTCCGCTCTGAAGCGTGAGCTGCAAGCCGTTGATTTTGCACCCTTCAAGGCGCTTTCCGACCTGCCGCTCGGAATGAGCGCGCATATCGTTTTCGAAGACATTGCGCCTGATGGCCCAGCCACCACATCGCCTACGATGGTGCGGCTGATCCGCGAGGAGATCGGCTTTGACGGCCTCCTGATGACCGATGACCTCTCGATGGAGGCCCTCTCGGGCAGCGTCTCTGAGCGCGCCCGCGCCTCGCTGGCGGCGGGCTGTGACATGATCCTGCATTGCAACGGCAAACTGCCCGAGATGGAGGCCATCGCCGCTGAGGCCGGAGCGCTTGGGGGCGCAGCCCTTGCCCGCGCAAAAGCCGCCATGGCCGCGCGGCGCGCGCCGGAACCGGCGGATCTGGAGGCGCTTCTGGCGGAGCATGAAGCACTCTTAAGGGTGCCCGCCCCATGA
- a CDS encoding SPOR domain-containing protein: protein MAQFDSGYQAAYGAGDPQPETYGLPAEQVSKAVKWAGAGLSLALMAGLGFWGYKLALRDVTGVPVVRALEGPMRIAPSDPGGQLADHVGLAVNAVQAQGEAEGMAEEVALAPVAVDVIDADNAGLAPRPDGIARGERTPVAAATVQPAKAAAPADTQAEAILALADQIAAQAEPLGQVAPNAVAAPSPQAEAEALQAEETDTIELAAVNPDVIPASVPGVARSILPRPRPAGLKATPQGPLAEEEGSADGALEVPMEQIAPGTSLVQLGAFDTLDTARNEWSRLAASLSDYLDPKARVIEKAERGGKVFYRLRAAGFEDINDARRFCSALQAEGAECIPVIYR from the coding sequence ATGGCGCAGTTCGATTCAGGATATCAGGCGGCCTATGGCGCTGGGGATCCCCAGCCCGAGACCTATGGGCTTCCGGCAGAACAGGTTTCCAAAGCGGTAAAATGGGCCGGGGCGGGGCTGTCGCTCGCGCTCATGGCCGGGCTCGGCTTCTGGGGCTACAAGCTCGCGCTGCGCGATGTGACGGGCGTGCCCGTGGTGCGCGCGCTGGAAGGGCCGATGCGCATCGCGCCTTCTGATCCCGGCGGCCAGCTCGCCGATCACGTGGGCCTTGCAGTGAACGCCGTGCAGGCACAGGGCGAGGCCGAGGGCATGGCCGAGGAAGTGGCGCTCGCGCCCGTGGCCGTGGATGTGATCGACGCCGATAACGCAGGCCTCGCGCCGCGCCCGGATGGCATCGCCCGAGGCGAGCGCACACCGGTGGCCGCCGCAACCGTTCAGCCCGCTAAAGCCGCAGCCCCTGCCGACACACAAGCCGAGGCCATTCTGGCGCTCGCCGATCAGATCGCCGCGCAGGCCGAGCCGCTTGGGCAGGTCGCGCCTAATGCGGTCGCCGCACCCTCGCCGCAGGCCGAAGCCGAGGCGCTGCAGGCCGAGGAAACCGACACCATCGAACTCGCCGCCGTGAACCCGGACGTCATTCCCGCCTCCGTGCCGGGCGTGGCCCGCTCGATCCTGCCGCGCCCGCGCCCTGCCGGGCTCAAAGCCACGCCGCAGGGGCCGCTGGCCGAGGAAGAGGGCTCGGCCGATGGCGCGCTGGAAGTGCCGATGGAGCAGATCGCGCCGGGCACGAGCCTCGTGCAGCTTGGCGCCTTTGACACGCTCGACACCGCCCGCAACGAATGGAGCCGGCTGGCCGCGAGCCTGTCGGACTACCTTGATCCCAAGGCCCGCGTGATCGAGAAGGCCGAGCGCGGCGGCAAGGTGTTCTACCGCCTGCGCGCCGCCGGTTTCGAGGACATCAACGACGCCCGCCGCTTCTGCTCCGCGCTGCAGGCCGAAGGGGCCGAATGTATCCCGGTCATCTACCGATGA